The following is a genomic window from Prunus persica cultivar Lovell chromosome G7, Prunus_persica_NCBIv2, whole genome shotgun sequence.
ttttttgtttgttttggttttgtgatCAGATGGTTAGAGGTTTTTAGGAGTTGGGCCTAATTCAATTTGgaggtttttattatttatcttcTTGGTATTAAGTCGCAATTAAATGGCAATCTTAATCtctaattttgtaattttaatcCCCTGCCAATTGTCTAAAAAATCTGGGCTTCTTAAAGTCACTTGGGCTGATTTCTTGAAATAAAGCCAACATTTTTGTCTTCTGATATGGACCAGTGTTTAATTGGGCTGTGGTGTGGAatttttaggcccaaacacaaACACTTTGCAAAAATCAATTTCCATGCCTCAGACCATCCTCCTCATAGAGGCGCACTTGGACATGAGAGCATCATTGTCAATATCATCCCCCGAATTATGCAGCACAGGCTCTGGACTGAAATTGATCATCTTTCCTTTCCATGGCTCTTCACCCAGTTGAGACACCAGCATAGCCAAAGCCACATACATATCCTTGAAGAGTCCACTCAAGACGTTGCACGCAACCAAGCAGTTATTGAACTTGCCCTGCTTTAAGTAGACCTCCTCCACCATTGCCTTCCACTAAAGCTCAGCTACTTGTCCAACATCCCTATCATTTGCGTAGCGTATGATCTCATGTGGAAGCAAAGCACTAGCCACAAGCTCAATCTTGGAGGCTTCCAAGTCCTCCAAGTATTTTTTAATCAGCAGCCCCTTCTTTGAGAGCCCTCAGAACTCAAGAACTCTGCCAAGGGCACCAGGACCTCCTTACTCAGCCAATCTCGGACTTTGTCAGCATAATGTGCCTGTTGAAGCCCTTAGGATTCTATCGGAAAAACCTTCCTTGCAATGCTTTCACACAGCAGCGTGGCACTGTCGAGGGAGGCACTATGCCAAAAAAGGGCTTTAGCAACGGATAAAATCCATTGCCTGTTACACATAAATAGTGTGGTATTCAAGCCTATTGCCTATTACCATGTAATAGGCAATGGATATTCTCCGTCACTATTTGCCACTTACTACATCAGATATTTGGTAAACTCCGATGCGTAAATGATTTCTGGGTGCCAAAAAAAGGTTGACTTCTAACGCCTAAACCCGAAACAGCATTAGTAGTTTCAAAAGGGGTGAGGCTAAGGAGGTCTAACAGCATCAGTGACTTCTACTATGTTGATGCATATTATCAATTACAACATCGTAGAAACAAATAATGGTGTTGTGAATTATGTTATACATCGtcgctttttttattttgtagacGTGAAAAGCCTCCAATAGTTTTGGTGGTTACATAAATGCTGATGCTACTTTTCATCTTAGGCATCAGTGATAATAGATGTCTGGttgttgtttttatctttcaacttcaattaTTTCTGGAAAATTGAAGTTATTATAAACAATAGGCATCACTTATGTAAGGAAAGGGTAGGTATTTTGCTTGTTTCACATCACACTTTACTTAGTTATTGTGTTAGTATTTAAGAAAAGCCTCATTTCCAAATCATGTTGTGTTGCCATtgctcattaaaaaaaaacattatataAACAGTAATTTAAATATATCCATAattgtctatatatatataagcaaaaTACTTGAATGTTCCATACTTGTCACATCCAAATCACAATTTTACTAGCCCTACACCACAAATTATCCATACTTTTCTATGCATAAGCAAAATACTATCGAGAAAGACAAGTAAAATGAAGGAATGTTTAGCTCAATCAAAAAGCCATTCTAGGACATGAGTTGCCAATTCTTCTTGCACCTCATCCAATTCCATTTGGGTGTACGTGTCCTTCCTTCTAGCTCtatactgaaaaaaaaaacacatagaATGTAAACACAAAATATGAACATAAGCTTAAAAAGTGCAAGGTACTAAATTTGCATAAGATATGTTGTCACTTCAAATAAACCAATATgcaaatttatgaaattatattggtgaacaagaaaatttaatttgtcAATCAATCTAATTAGATAACAAGAAGTCATTAATTGGATCCCACTTCATGTTTAAACTAGCAATTAAATGATCATGTGATGGGGTAGAGAGTTGGACAAGCACAACTAGCATTTTTTCTCAATTGACACAGACCTAACTACCAAAAAAACAGAGGCACATTgctgtgaaaaaaaattaaacaaggtTCATATTAACATAGACCCAACTACCAAAAAAACAGAAGTTGCAAATTTCCGTAAGTATCTTATTTCGAAATTTAAGGGAGGAATCTTTACAAATGTCTTTCATGTATCTCATCACAAAATACCCACATGACTTGCCATCGCTTTGTTTAGGAGCACCCTACATTTTTACACAACAATTCGGCATTTAGTTAGTTAGGTTCCTTAAAATTAATCTTACAATGTTTGTGAAATACAAGCATACCGAAAACATAATCCATGTCGGTAATTTACAAGTTCGTCTCTTAATTTGCGCATTGAAAGCTTTGATCCCACTTTAACAGATAAATAACACTTGTTATAAACCATAAGCCAAATGCAAAAAATTTACATATTAAGGAAATAACTAAGAGAGACGGACTTACTTATTTAGAACAGCTTTCCATGCATCTTGAGGGTGACGAGCCCCAAGAGGATCCATGACATACACATTATCTTTGTCCTCATCAATTATTGTTAGGATCCAATGTCCCCTAATGttaattcaaaatatattagTAATACTCAAACAttccttgtaaaaaaaaaaaaaaaaaaaacactttacTTACCCAAGATTATATGGAATCAAAAAGATGCTGTCAATGCTAGTTTGTCTCAAACATTTCGTAATGTATTCTTACCACAAATTCCCATATCTTGGATCATGTGCGGTACGTGCTGGGTCCATAAATCCAATCACTTGATCCCTTTGTTGGCTTTTTACCAAGCGAAATAAATAGCTGCCAACCATTTTCCGTAGTTACTAACTAAATGAGACACAAGATTAATAGCCAATATGAGAAACAGAAAATCATAAAACATCAAGTTACTATTACCTAATATGAGCAATTATTATAGCTTGTCCTATTTCTCTCATTTCAGCGAACACGATAACTTGTTCTTGAAAGATGTATACAATCTTTTTCACCCCAAATATGTCCTCATCAGTATTTGTGGAGATAGTCTGACCTTTGGACATCACTTGATGTGCGTATGCATATAAAACGTTGCAAGACTTTGGCATTGTTGGTGATATAGACTTGAATAAAGTCTTTGCTAATTTTTCCTTTGTAGTTTCCTCCTTCTTCTACAATTATTGCATACAGCAgaaggttatatatatatatatatatatatatatatacacaattaCATACATATTAGTTAGAATAAAACATAACAagcttaaaagaaaagaagtttaCCACTTTATCATCAAAGACAATAAGATCTTGAGGCCAAGCTACTTGCGACCCAAGGGCATCTCCAACCGTTTCGAACACTCCTTTCACAGGGATTGGTAGTGGAGAATCTCCCTTTAGTGCACAATTCACAGCTACTCTTATGCTCCCCTCTCCCAAAGGAACATTATGAACCAGCTGGTTTGGCACATTAATCTCAACTATTGTGCCACTTGCAACAATGTTTGCCTTTTCGCCGAAAGCCATTTTGCATTCTTTCCCCTAATATGCATATAAAAGACAAGTCACAAATACAATACAAGCTAAAAATATCAATTTCAGCAAGCATTTATATCAATTAAGTAGAAGATGGAGTCAAAGAAAGAGATCGTAGAGGCCTAGGAAAAAACCAGAGGCCTAGGAAGCTTCACAGTTAATATTCACGAGCT
Proteins encoded in this region:
- the LOC109950486 gene encoding uncharacterized protein LOC109950486 isoform X2, with product MAFGEKANIVASGTIVEINVPNQLVHNVPLGEGSIRVAVNCALKGDSPLPIPVKGVFETVGDALGSQVAWPQDLIVFDDKVKKEETTKEKLAKTLFKSISPTMPKSCNVLYAYAHQVMSKGQTISTNTDEDIFGVKKIVYIFQEQVIVFAEMREIGQAIIIAHISYLFRLVKSQQRDQVIGFMDPARTAHDPRYGNLWGHWILTIIDEDKDNVYVMDPLGARHPQDAWKAVLNNGIKAFNAQIKRRTCKLPTWIMFSGAPKQSDGKSCGYFVMRYMKDI
- the LOC109950486 gene encoding uncharacterized protein LOC109950486 isoform X3; protein product: MAFGEKANIVASGTIVEINVPNQLVHNVPLGEGSIRVAVNCALKGDSPLPIPVKGVFETVGDALGSQVAWPQDLIVFDDKVKKEETTKEKLAKTLFKSISPTMPKSCNVLYAYAHQVMSKGQTISTNTDEDIFGVKKIVYIFQEQVIVFAEMREIGQAIIIAHISYLFRLVKSQQRDQVIGFMDPARTAHDPRYGNLWGHWILTIIDEDKDNVYVMDPLGARHPQDAWKAVLNKARRKDTYTQMELDEVQEELATHVLEWLFD
- the LOC109950486 gene encoding uncharacterized protein LOC109950486 isoform X1, whose protein sequence is MAFGEKANIVASGTIVEINVPNQLVHNVPLGEGSIRVAVNCALKGDSPLPIPVKGVFETVGDALGSQVAWPQDLIVFDDKVKKEETTKEKLAKTLFKSISPTMPKSCNVLYAYAHQVMSKGQTISTNTDEDIFGVKKIVYIFQEQVIVFAEMREIGQAIIIAHISYLFRLVKSQQRDQVIGFMDPARTAHDPRYGNLWGHWILTIIDEDKDNVYVMDPLGARHPQDAWKAVLNNGIKAFNAQIKRRTCKLPTWIMFSGAPKQSDGKSCGYFVMRYMKDIL
- the LOC109950486 gene encoding uncharacterized protein LOC109950486 isoform X4, with the translated sequence MAFGEKANIVASGTIVEINVPNQLVHNVPLGEGSIRVAVNCALKGDSPLPIPVKGVFETVGDALGSQVAWPQDLIVFDDKVKKEETTKEKLAKTLFKSISPTMPKSCNVLYAYAHQVMSKGQTISTNTDEDIFGVKKIVYIFQEQVIVFAEMREIGQAIIIAHISYLFRLVKSQQRDQVIGFMDPARTAHDPRYGNLWGHWILTIIDEDKDNVYVMDPLGARHPQDAWKAVLNNIELEGRTRTPKWNWMRCKKNWQLMS